In one Pseudomonas sp. SCA2728.1_7 genomic region, the following are encoded:
- a CDS encoding CaiB/BaiF CoA-transferase family protein, whose amino-acid sequence MSAPLASLKILDFSTLLPGPFASLLLADMGAEVLRIESPTRLDLLRVLPPHDGGVSASHAYLNRNKRSLALDLKQPEAVEVVKQLLADYDIVLEQFRPGVMERLGLGYEALKAINPRLIYVSITGYGQTGPYKDRAGHDINYLALAGLSSYTGRADSGPLPLGMQVADVAGGSLHGVIGLLAAVIARQQSGQGTHLDVSMTDCAFSLNAMAGAGYLACGEQPEWEDQMLNGGSFYDYYRSRDGRWMSVGSLEPGFMQQLCTALGRPELAAQGLSPKPEQQRALKYALTVEFEKHDFAELCEMFAGIDACVEPVLSLGEAVRHPQLQARELVTQVPRGDGTTQAQMACPLKFSEALPAPRHVGAVLGQHTDQVLGELGISAERIAELRRAKAIL is encoded by the coding sequence ATGTCCGCACCGCTGGCCTCACTGAAAATCCTCGATTTCTCGACGCTGCTGCCGGGGCCGTTTGCCTCGTTGTTGCTGGCGGACATGGGCGCCGAGGTGTTGCGCATCGAGTCACCGACGCGCCTGGACCTGCTGCGCGTTTTGCCGCCGCATGATGGCGGAGTCTCGGCCAGTCACGCCTACCTCAATCGCAACAAGCGCAGCCTGGCGCTGGATCTGAAACAGCCTGAAGCCGTGGAAGTGGTCAAGCAGTTGCTGGCCGATTACGACATCGTCCTCGAGCAGTTTCGCCCCGGTGTGATGGAGCGACTGGGCCTGGGCTATGAAGCGCTGAAGGCGATCAATCCACGGCTGATCTACGTGTCGATCACCGGTTACGGCCAGACCGGGCCGTACAAGGATCGCGCCGGGCATGACATCAATTATCTGGCGCTGGCCGGGCTTTCCAGTTACACCGGCCGTGCCGACAGCGGGCCGCTGCCGCTGGGCATGCAAGTGGCGGATGTCGCCGGTGGTTCGTTGCACGGGGTGATCGGCTTGTTGGCAGCGGTGATTGCGCGGCAGCAGAGCGGGCAGGGCACGCATCTGGATGTGAGCATGACCGACTGCGCGTTCAGCCTGAATGCCATGGCGGGGGCGGGGTATCTGGCGTGCGGCGAACAGCCGGAGTGGGAAGACCAGATGCTCAACGGCGGCAGCTTCTACGATTATTACCGCTCTCGCGATGGCCGCTGGATGTCGGTAGGCAGTCTGGAACCGGGGTTCATGCAGCAACTGTGTACGGCGCTGGGGCGGCCGGAGTTGGCGGCGCAGGGCTTGTCGCCCAAGCCTGAACAGCAGCGGGCGTTGAAATACGCGCTGACGGTCGAGTTTGAAAAGCATGACTTTGCTGAGTTGTGCGAGATGTTTGCCGGGATCGATGCGTGTGTCGAGCCGGTGTTGAGCCTGGGTGAGGCGGTGCGCCATCCGCAATTGCAGGCGCGGGAGTTGGTGACGCAGGTGCCGCGTGGGGATGGCACGACGCAGGCGCAGATGGCCTGTCCGTTGAAGTTTTCCGAAGCGTTGCCGGCGCCGCGGCATGTTGGCGCGGTGTTGGGACAGCATACGGATCAGGTGTTGGGGGAGTTGGGGATTAGTGCTGAGCGGATTGCTGAATTGCGGCGGGCCAAGGCAATTCTCTAG
- a CDS encoding dicarboxylate/amino acid:cation symporter, which produces MTTRQPLYKSLYFQVIIAIIIGIALGHYYPQFGVAVKPLGDGFIKLIKMIIAPIIFCTVVSGIAGMQNMKSVGKTGGYALLYFEIVSTIALLVGLVVVNVVQPGNGMHIDVATLDASKVASYVAAGADQSVVGFLLNVIPTTIVGAFATGDILQVLMFSVIFGFALHRLGAYGKPILDFIDRFAHVMFNIINMIMKLAPIGAFGAMAFTIGAYGVGSLVQLGQLMICFYITCLAFILIVLGGIARMHGFSVLKMIRYIREELLIVLGTSSSESVLPRMLIKMERLGAKKSVVGLVIPTGYSFNLDGTAIYLTMAAVFIAQATDTHMDITHQITLLVVLLLSSKGAAGVTGSGFIVLAATLSAVGHLPVAGLALILGIDRFMSEARALTNLVGNAVATIVVAKWVKELDTDTLQTELASGGRGIADTRPEDDLGVAEGPTPSSVK; this is translated from the coding sequence ATGACGACTCGTCAGCCACTGTACAAATCCCTGTATTTCCAGGTGATCATCGCAATCATCATCGGTATTGCGCTTGGTCATTACTACCCGCAGTTCGGTGTCGCGGTTAAGCCACTGGGTGACGGGTTCATCAAGCTGATCAAAATGATCATCGCCCCGATCATCTTCTGCACCGTGGTCAGCGGTATCGCCGGCATGCAGAACATGAAGTCGGTCGGCAAGACCGGCGGTTACGCACTCCTGTACTTCGAAATCGTTTCGACCATCGCGCTGCTGGTCGGTCTGGTCGTGGTCAACGTTGTGCAACCGGGCAACGGCATGCACATCGACGTCGCCACCCTCGACGCTTCGAAAGTCGCTTCTTATGTAGCGGCTGGCGCTGACCAAAGCGTTGTCGGTTTCCTGCTCAACGTGATCCCGACCACCATCGTCGGCGCGTTCGCCACCGGTGACATCCTGCAAGTGCTGATGTTCTCGGTGATCTTCGGTTTCGCCCTGCATCGCCTGGGCGCCTACGGCAAGCCGATCCTCGACTTCATCGATCGCTTTGCCCACGTCATGTTCAACATCATCAACATGATCATGAAGCTCGCGCCAATCGGTGCCTTCGGTGCAATGGCGTTCACCATCGGTGCCTACGGTGTTGGTTCGCTGGTGCAGCTGGGTCAACTGATGATCTGCTTCTACATCACTTGCCTGGCGTTCATCCTCATCGTCCTTGGCGGTATCGCCCGCATGCACGGCTTCAGCGTGCTGAAGATGATCCGTTACATCCGTGAAGAGCTGCTGATCGTCCTCGGCACGTCCTCGTCGGAATCGGTACTGCCACGCATGCTGATCAAGATGGAGCGTCTGGGCGCGAAGAAATCGGTAGTGGGTCTGGTGATCCCGACCGGTTACTCGTTCAACCTCGACGGTACCGCGATCTACCTGACCATGGCCGCCGTGTTCATTGCTCAGGCCACCGACACGCACATGGACATCACTCACCAGATCACTCTGCTGGTAGTGTTGCTGCTGTCCTCCAAAGGCGCGGCCGGTGTAACCGGTTCGGGCTTCATTGTGCTAGCAGCGACCCTGTCGGCGGTAGGTCACCTGCCAGTGGCCGGTCTGGCGCTGATCCTCGGTATCGACCGCTTCATGTCCGAAGCACGCGCCCTGACCAACCTCGTTGGTAATGCTGTAGCGACCATCGTGGTTGCCAAGTGGGTGAAAGAGCTGGACACCGACACGCTGCAAACCGAGCTGGCCTCGGGCGGTCGTGGTATCGCTGATACCCGTCCGGAAGATGACCTGGGTGTGGCTGAAGGCCCGACGCCTAGCAGCGTCAAGTAA
- the ttcA gene encoding tRNA 2-thiocytidine(32) synthetase TtcA yields the protein MGTLTVNQNKLQKRLRRLAGEAVADFNMIEDGDKVMVCLSGGKDSYTMLDVLLHLQKVAPIKFEIVAVNMDQKQPGFPEHVLPAYLKELGVEYHIVEKDTYSVVKELIPEGKTTCSLCSRLRRGTLYTFADEIGATKMALGHHRDDIVETFFLNMFFNGSLKAMPPKLRADDGRNVVIRPLAYCNEKDIQAYSDLKEFPIIPCNLCGSQENLQRQVVKEMLLDWERKTPGRTESIFRSLQNVIPSQLADRNLFDFTSLKIDETAASRFVNVVNL from the coding sequence ATGGGCACTCTTACGGTCAACCAGAACAAACTGCAAAAGCGCCTGCGCCGCCTGGCCGGCGAGGCGGTCGCCGATTTCAACATGATTGAAGATGGCGACAAGGTCATGGTCTGCCTGTCCGGGGGCAAGGACAGCTACACCATGCTCGACGTGCTGCTGCACCTGCAGAAGGTTGCCCCGATCAAGTTCGAGATCGTCGCGGTGAACATGGACCAGAAGCAACCGGGCTTCCCCGAACACGTGCTGCCGGCCTATCTGAAAGAGCTGGGCGTCGAGTACCACATCGTCGAGAAAGACACCTACTCGGTGGTCAAGGAGCTGATCCCGGAAGGCAAGACCACCTGCTCGCTGTGCTCGCGCCTGCGTCGCGGCACGCTGTACACCTTTGCCGACGAAATCGGCGCGACCAAAATGGCCCTCGGTCACCACCGCGACGACATCGTCGAGACGTTCTTCCTCAACATGTTCTTCAATGGCAGCCTCAAGGCGATGCCGCCGAAGCTGCGTGCCGATGACGGTCGCAACGTGGTGATCCGTCCACTGGCGTACTGCAACGAGAAAGACATTCAGGCGTATTCGGACCTCAAGGAATTCCCGATCATCCCGTGCAACCTCTGCGGTTCGCAGGAAAACCTGCAGCGTCAGGTGGTCAAGGAAATGCTGCTGGACTGGGAGCGCAAAACCCCGGGCCGCACCGAAAGCATCTTCCGCAGTCTGCAGAACGTGATCCCGTCGCAACTGGCCGACCGCAACCTGTTCGACTTCACCAGCCTGAAAATCGACGAGACCGCGGCTTCGCGCTTCGTTAACGTCGTCAATTTGTAA
- a CDS encoding Yip1 family protein, whose product MIHHVVGLFTHPDQEWKEIRGDQEESISHMYLTHTLILAAIPAVSAFIGTTQVGWVIGNRAPVMLTVESAIWMTVMSYLAMLGGVAVMGAFVHWMARTYDANPSLARCVAFATYTATPLFVGGLAALYPHMWLGMIVGTAAICYTVYLLYVGLPTFMNIPSDEGFLFSSSVLAVGLVVLVAIMAFTVIVWGLGVGPVYTN is encoded by the coding sequence ATGATCCATCACGTAGTGGGACTTTTTACCCACCCCGATCAGGAATGGAAGGAAATCCGTGGCGACCAAGAGGAAAGCATCAGCCACATGTACCTCACCCACACGCTGATTCTGGCGGCAATCCCCGCTGTCTCGGCGTTTATCGGCACGACTCAGGTCGGCTGGGTGATCGGCAACCGCGCACCGGTGATGCTCACTGTCGAAAGCGCAATCTGGATGACCGTCATGTCGTATCTGGCCATGCTGGGCGGGGTCGCGGTGATGGGAGCGTTCGTGCACTGGATGGCGCGCACCTATGACGCCAATCCGAGTCTGGCCCGTTGCGTCGCGTTTGCAACCTACACCGCGACACCGTTATTCGTCGGTGGGCTGGCGGCGCTGTATCCGCATATGTGGCTGGGCATGATCGTCGGCACGGCGGCCATCTGTTACACGGTTTATCTGCTGTATGTGGGTCTGCCGACGTTCATGAATATTCCGTCGGACGAGGGTTTTCTGTTCTCGAGCTCGGTGCTTGCGGTGGGTCTGGTGGTGCTGGTCGCCATCATGGCGTTTACCGTGATTGTCTGGGGGCTGGGCGTAGGGCCCGTTTATACCAACTGA
- a CDS encoding AraC family transcriptional regulator, producing MRERTIASHFARAALGGARRVGFDYSGLLLQLGISPELLDEPRARIAPEQFTRLIQGLWLALDDEYLGFGNAPSKPGSFAMMCHASIHCRNLEKALQRGLLFYSLFPEAPRLSLTREDEWVRLSVDDSQIWDPDHFLTESLLVIWHRLGSWLIGQRIRLEQATFSYPRPEHGAEYDLLFPCPMTFGTEQSSLLFHSRYLSMPLLQDERTLKHFLERSPADLLSRPDDGDSLSSRLRRLLSRDSANWPDLEAVAAHMHISPQTLRRHLREEGTSFQELKDQLRRDIAIYHLGRADLSLQQIAEQLGFSEPSAFHRAFKKWTGLTPGAYRAQEQ from the coding sequence ATGCGCGAACGCACCATCGCCAGTCATTTTGCCCGTGCCGCCCTCGGCGGCGCACGCCGCGTGGGTTTCGATTACTCGGGCCTGCTGCTGCAACTGGGCATCAGCCCGGAATTGCTCGATGAACCGCGTGCGCGCATTGCTCCGGAACAATTCACCCGGTTGATTCAGGGCCTGTGGCTGGCGCTGGACGACGAATACCTGGGTTTCGGCAACGCCCCGAGCAAGCCCGGCAGTTTCGCGATGATGTGCCATGCCTCGATTCACTGCCGCAATCTGGAGAAGGCACTGCAACGCGGTTTATTGTTTTATAGCCTATTCCCCGAAGCCCCGCGCCTGAGCCTGACGCGCGAAGACGAATGGGTGCGTTTGAGCGTCGATGATTCGCAGATATGGGACCCGGATCACTTTCTCACTGAAAGCCTGCTGGTGATCTGGCATCGCCTCGGTAGTTGGCTGATTGGCCAGCGGATTCGCCTTGAACAGGCGACTTTCAGCTATCCGCGCCCCGAACATGGTGCCGAATACGACCTGCTGTTCCCCTGCCCCATGACCTTCGGCACTGAGCAGAGCAGCCTGTTGTTTCACAGTCGCTATCTGTCTATGCCGCTGTTGCAGGACGAACGCACGCTCAAACATTTCCTCGAACGCTCGCCCGCCGACCTGCTCTCACGCCCGGACGACGGCGACAGCCTGAGCAGCCGCCTGCGTCGTTTGCTCAGTCGTGACAGTGCGAACTGGCCGGATCTGGAAGCGGTGGCGGCGCATATGCACATCAGCCCGCAAACCCTGCGCCGGCATTTGCGTGAGGAAGGCACGAGTTTTCAGGAGTTGAAGGATCAGTTGCGGCGGGATATCGCCATTTATCATTTAGGCCGGGCGGATCTGTCGTTGCAGCAGATTGCCGAGCAGTTGGGATTTTCCGAACCGTCGGCGTTTCATCGGGCGTTCAAGAAGTGGACCGGGCTGACGCCGGGGGCTTATCGGGCGCAGGAACAGTGA